CGCGAAGGAGCTCTCCCTCGTGGCCCAAGGTGAGGTGTTCCGGACCACTCTGGAGGGGGCGGTGGCCAGCTTCCAGGCGGTGGCGCGGCAGGAGATTGAGGTTGAGCGTGAGGAGGCCCGCAAGAAGCTCCAACGGTCGCGCGAGGATCTTCAGGAGGAACTCGCGCGGGTGACCAGCCGGGTGGACAAGAGCCTCAAGGAGCTGCGCGAACAGGCGGATGACCTTCAGTTCACCGTGGAGGAGCGACGCAAGCTCGTCCGGGACTACAAGCCCGGAACCATCGAGGAACTGATCCAGCGCATTCGCGCACTGCGCGAGCAGGTCCAGGAGCTCGAGAACGAGCGCGCGGTCCTCAAGAAGGAGCGAGAGGATCTGAGCCTCCAACTGAAGCTGCTTCAGTCAAGCCAGGGCCACATTTCACAGGAAGAATTGGAGGCCCGGCGCAAGGCCTTGGATGAGCGGGCAGCCCAGTTCGAGAATGCCTACCAGGTCCAGGTCGAGCGAGACGCATTGCGGAAGCAGCTCGACGAGATGGAGCTGGTCCGCGGGGCATACGAGCGGAACCAGCAGGTCGTCCTCTCGGACGCGAAACTGCGCACCCAGAACGATGAGCTGATCAGGCAGCTTGAGCAACTCCGCCAGGAAAAGGATGACGTCCAGCTCAAGAATGGCCGGCTGGTGCAGACGATCAACCACAAGGACAAGCGGATCGCGGAGCTGGGCCGGACCGTGGATGAGCAAGTGAAATCCTTGATGGCGCTGGAAGCGGGACTCGCCGACAAGGGAACGCGCGTCCAGGAGCTCGAGGCCAGCATCGAGACCGAGCGCGAGCGCTTGCGCAATCAGTTGGCGAGCCTTCAGACGAAGAACGCGAAGCTGGATGAGAGGCAGCGGCGCCTGGACGAGGACGGGCAGAGAGCATTCGCGGCGCGGGTTACCGAGCGGGAACAGCTCACCGCTTGGCTGCAGAATCGCAAGCAAGACCTCGATCTCGTCGAGCAGAACACCGAGGAGACGGTCCGTAGGCGGGTGGCAGCGGAGAATGCCCAGCGGCTGTCACGGCTTGAACAGGATCTGGAGACCGCCAAGGGCCAAGTGGTTGGCCTGGAGCAGGCGAGGACGCTGCTCGAGTCCAGGCTTAGCGCCGCTACGACGGAGCGCGTGAGGTTCCTCGATGAGAAGGCGGGGCTGGAGGCACAGGCCGAACGGACGCGCCAGGAGGTGATGGCGCTCGAGAAGCGTGCACATGAAGCCGGGCGGCACCTCACGGAGTTGAAGCCCGAGCTGGCGGCGCTTGGCGCCAGGAAGGCCGCGCTGCAAGCGGAGAACGAGATCGCGGAGCGGGGCTTCTCGGAGAAGCGCCAGCGCGAGAAGGCGGAGCTCGACGCACTCATCGAGCGGCGCACGCGGCTTGAGGATCGGACGACCAACCTGGACGAGCGGCTCAAGCCCATCAAGAAGCACTGGGAGGCTCCCCTCCGGCGCGGGGCGTTGGAGGGACGCGAGGAGCTGGGCTGGCTGGATGACGTGGCGGGCCGCATCGAGCAGACCGGCTTCCAGTTTCCCCTCCGGCTCATGAAGGCCTTCCATACCTCGCTGAAGATCGCCTCGTGGGCGCCGCTGACCGCGCTCGCCGGGGTGAGCGGCACTGGCAAGTCGGAGCTCCCCCGGCTCTATGCCCACTACGGCGGGCTCCGGTTCCTGTCCGTGCCCGTCCAGCCGAACTGGGACAGCCCGCAGGACCTCTTCGGCTTCTTCAACTACATGGATGGCCGCTTCCGGGCCACGGACCTCGTGCGTGCGCTGTACCAGAGCCAGCAGCCGCCGGGCGAGGAGGGCTTCGCCGACGGACTGCTCCTCGTGCTGCTGGACGAGATGAACCGCGCCCGCTTCGAGCTGTACTTCAGCGAGCTGCTGAGCCGGCTCGAGTCCCGTCGCGGGGCGGGCTCGGATGACGAGCGAAGCATGCAGGTGGACCTTGGCGCGGGCGTGGAGCCCCTGCGGATCCGGCTCGGGGAGAACGTGCTCTTCGTCGGCACCATGAACGAGGACGAGAGCACCTACAGCCTCTCGGACATGGTGCTCGACCGCGGCAACGTGCTCTCCTTCCCGCGGCCCCGGCAACTGAGGCGCCGCGACTCCCTGCAGACGGTCACCCCACGTGCCCAGGTGCTGCGCCACGCCACCTGGAGTGGTTGGATCCGAGAGCCCGGAGCGCTCCCGGACAAGGCACGGGACGCCATCGGAGGCGCGCTGGAGCAGTTGAACAGCGCGCTCGCTCACGTGAACCGGGCCATCGGCCATCGCGTGCTCCAGGCCGTCGAGGGCTACGTGGCGAACTACCCGGGGGCGCTGGGTGACGAGCGGGTGTGGAAGACCGCCCTGGAAGATCAGCTCGCCCAGAAGATCATGCCGAAGCTTCGGGGCATCGAACTGGACAGCCAGGCGGGAGGCGAATGCCTCGATGTGATCTCCAGGGTTCTCGAGGTCCACGCTCCCGCCCTGCGGCGGGACTTCGAGCGGTCCAGGGCGCGCTCGCAGGGCGCGTTCATCTGGTCGAGCGCCACCTATCTGGAGGGGGAGGGCGAGGCGTGAGCCACGCCACCGCGTTGTCGTGCGCCACCTATCCCGAGCGGGATGAATTGGAGCGCCGCGCCTCCGAGGTGAGGAGGGGCGGGCAGGATGCGGCAGGGGCCCGATGGGCCACGCTCATCCTGGCCGAGCATCTGATTGCCGCCGCGGCCGAATTGGATGCGGTCACAGGGCTGCCGCTCTCCACTCCGCTCGCCGGGACACTCCGCCGCATCCGTGAAGCCGTCGGGAGTGGGCGCTGGCCGCTGCCGCGCGACGGATTCGCACGCTGTGTCGAGCTTGCGGTGGAGCCGCTGGAGCGGATCGTGGCCTTGCCCCGCTGGCGTCCCCAGAGGGTGCGTGTCCGCCTGCAGCCGGAGAAGGTCCGCGAGCAGGACGTGAAGTGCCTCACCTGGCTGGCGCGTCAGCCGGGGGTCACCCCGCACGAGAAGAGCGCGTCCGCCCGTCAGGTTCTGGGGGTCGTCCGCGAGCGCAACCACGACACCCCCGAGAATCGCCTCGTGCTCTGGGTCCTCATCGCGCTCGAGCGGCTCGTCCGGCAGCGGCTCGACGCGTGCCGCCAGGGAGAGTTCGACTCCCAGGCGACCGCCCTTCGTCAGGGATTGCAGCGGATGCGCCGGCTGGTCCTCCAGGAATTGGGGTCCTCGCCGATGGCGGGTGTAGCGCCGACGCTCCGCCCGGAGCCCAACAACGTGTTGCTCGGGGATCCGGACTACTCGCGTGCATGGCGAGCTTTTCGTTGGCTTGGCGCACGGGACACGCTCACCGCGCAGGCCTGGGCGCGAGCGGATCTGCTGCTCACGGCCGCGCTGGGCGCCACCGTGCTCGCGACCCTGGCCGGACGTAGGGATGCCGTCCTCGAGAACGGGCCCGCGCGGATCGAACTGGAGGGGCGGGCTGGCGCGGACTTCGGGCTGAGCATTCCGAGCACGCCGCTGGTGGCTGCTTCCTCAGTGGAGCGGGTGGGACTCTTCGTGTTCCAAGCTCTCGACCCGTCTGGCTGGTGCGTCGAGCAGCGCCTGCTGACTGGGGCTCCCGTCCTGACCCAGGTCGAGGCCCGGACCTTCCTTCTCTCCGCCACCCTCGACGAGACCGGAGCGCTGCTCCCTGGACGGGGAGCCCCCGCGCACGTCCATCTCCAGACCGATGGGGGAGAGGAGTCGCTGGGCTTCCTCGCGGACGCCGAAGGATTTCGGGACGTCGCCCAGGCGCTGGTGGAGCGGTGGCTGGGGCCCGAGCCGGAGGAGGCCGCGTTTCTCCTGTTGCCGGAGGAGGGCCCGGCGGAGGGAACGAGGGGCCGGTGCGTGGGGTGGGACCTCTCCACGCCCAGGCTTCGCGTCGCGTCCTCCCTGGAGGACTCCGCGCGGAGAGACCTACCGCTCCTGGGCCGCGCGACTCCAGAGGGCAGATGGTTCGTGGGACGAGAGGGGCTGTCCCTGCTGGGGAGCACCCCGAGCCTCGGTGTTTCCGAGGTGCTCGCCCGCTTCACTGGCGCTGGAACCGCTCCCGACCTGTTCGAGGAGGGCAGGAAGATGATGTCCGCCCTCTTCCGCATGGCCCTCGAGGCCGGAGCCGGTCCCTCGGCGGGGGGCTCGCTTGCGCTGGCCGTTCCGGACGGGACGGATGAGCTGGGCGCGAGCCTGCTGCGCGAGGCGCTTCCCGCACGCCAGTCGGATGCGCTCTTCGTGCCCTCCTCGGTCGCGGCGGCGCTCGAGTGGCGGCGCCGGCAGGGCGCTCCGGTCACTCCGGGCCCGCGGCCGGTGCTCGTCCTGAGCACCCAGGCTCCCGGCCTCACTGTGTCGTACCTAGAACTGCTGCGCGACGAGGAATGCGCGGCGGGAGACCCCTTCGTCTGGCGGCGCTCGCTTCCGCTTACTCCCGTGGCGGAGGCGTCCGCAGCGTCCGTTTCGGCCTGGTCGTTGGCCGTGGCCCGAGAGGCGGTCGAGCGTGCCTCGGCGCAGGCACTGGAGGAGCCCCTTCTCCAGCAGGCCGCCACGCGCCTGGCCTCGGGAGGACTGCTGGCGGAGCTCGTGGACAACGCGGCGGCGCGGCCGGTGCTCATCCCGCTTCAGGAAGACGGAAGCCGATGGCTGCGAGTCGAGCGCCACCATGTGGAGCCCGCCGCGGCCGGTGCCGGATGGTTGGCGGCCTTCCGGAGCTGGCTGAACGCGATGGAGCTCAGCGGTGGAGCGGCGCGTCTCCGTGCCCAGGTGAATGGCCGGCCCCTCATGGTTCTCCTCGCGGGGGAACCCTTCGGACAGTCCTTCCTCGAGGAAGGGATCCGCTCCGAGCTGGAGCGCTGCTTCGGCCCGAGCCAGCTCGAGATCCTCGAGGGTGGGGCGGAGGCCCTCGCGCGGGGGGCCCAGGAAGCGCTGCTGCGTCGTGGCCGCAGTGAGCCCACCTGGAGCGACACGCTTCCTCCCCTCCGGTTGGAGATCCGCACCGAGCGCGGGCCCCAGTGGCTCGAACTGCTGGATGGAGCCCGCGCGGTCCGGCCGGGCGAGCGCGTCCAGCGGTCCATTGCCCAGGTGCTCGTGCTTCCACGGAACGAGCGCCGCATCGCCTTCCCGCTCTCGCGGGAGCGAAGCGCGGACAAGGCTACCGCGGGATTCATCGCCACCCTCGAGCACGAGTGCTTCCCGTTGATGCAGGACGTGAAGGTCCGGCTGGAGGTGGACTTCCACTACGCGGAGGATTCCTTCCGCGTCCATGTCCTCCCGCTCCAGCCCGCACCCTTCACCGCGCTCGAGTTCCGCTGGGAGCCAGGCGCGCCCGATGCCCGGGGAGAAATCCATAACGAGCCGCCGGCGGCCCCGGAGGGATTTCGGTGGGATGAGCCCACTTCCGATCCGAAGCTGCTCATCCAGGGCGCGCGCGACCTGCGCAAACGGAGCAGCGAGGTCTTCCGGGGGAATGTGATTGTCGACGTGAAGAACCACGAAAAGAAGAAGACGTTCGTGGAGTCGGTGAGGAGTCTAGTTCGTGAGTGCTCGGCGGAGGCGCTGGGCATCAAGGAGCTGTGGCCCAGCGCGCGCATTCCGGGACCGCCTGCGCACGTCCGCTCCGCCCTGGATGAGTTGCTGCCCTTGCTCCTGGAGTTCGCGGGGCTGCCGGAGGAAACCTCGCGCGGCGTCCGGAAGAGCCCGCCATTGACGAAGCCCTCGCTCTGGACGAATCCGCTCGTCCAGGGGGAACTGGACAAGCTCCGCCTCTCGGCGCTCTCGGCGCTCTCGGCGCTTCGTGGGGATGCACCCACTTCATTGCTCCCCAGCCTTCTGGAGCGCGCACGCCAGGAGCCTGGCTCCCAGCTTCTCCTGGAGGCCATCGGCCGGCAGCTCACCTCGGGAGACAGGCTCGCCGTCTCCGAGGCGCTGCACTGGCTCGTGGAGCAGCTAGCGCCGCGTGAGGGGGCACGGCCCCAGGCGCTCAAGCTGCCGCTCTGGGCCCTCTCCACGGGCTTCTGGTCGATGCCTTCGGCGGTGCAGGAGTTGTCCGCGCAAGGTGTCTCGCGCCTGGCGGAGGACTGCGAGGAGCTGTTGAGCCGGATCGCCACGGAATGGCACGCCGAGCGCGTGGGTCCGGACCTCTGCGCGGAGGCGCTGGCCGTACTGCTGGGACTCTTGCGGTTGCGTCCTGGCGTGAAGGAGCCGCGGCTGGTCGCTGGGACCTTGGAGGCCACGCGCCTGGCGGTAATTGCCGAAAGGGCTGCCGCGGCGCTCGAGCACGCGGGGAAGCCGATGCGGCCACGGCTGAAGCTGGGAGAAGGCGAGACGCTCACCGAGGTGGTGTGCAGCGCGCTTCGTGGACAACGGCTTGCACTCGTCAGGGCCCTGGAGGATTGAGCATGAGCACCCATCGGAACTTCCTGTACTGGAACATCGGCTTTACCCGCGCGTGGCCCGTCCGGTGTCCAGCGAGTGCGCTTCCGGAAGCGGGCCAGGGCAGGTTTCACCGCTGGGGCCAAGTCTCCGATGGGCCCCAGCTCACCTTCCAGGTGGAAGGGAAGGGGGTGCCGCTCTCGTTCCCGAACCCCGCCTTGGCGCGCGAAGTGAGGCAGGCTCTCGGGCAGGCCAGTCCCCCCGTCGCCTTCCGCATCCGGCTCGAGCAGGACGCGGAGCGGAGCGACCGGTGGGCCGGTGAACTGGAGCTGGTCCAGACCTCCCTCCAGGCCTCCATCGAGGGCTCCGTGGGCATCGTCTTCCCGGAGGCGCTGTGGCCAGGCGTGTCGGAACCGGAGCGCCAGCATCGTCTGGCGGGCATCCGGGCTGCGCTGACCTTCGAGTGTGGTGGCAGGCCCGTCCTGGTGGTGGAGGCCCCCCTGCTGTCCATCGAGCCTGCGTCAGGTGCGCCGCGGCTGGATCTCATCCTCGATGACCGGCGCCGCCTGCGTGCGCGCATCGAAGGGGTCCCCGGGCAGCAGTGCCTTGTCGTGGAGAGCATCCAGGACCCCAAGGGGACCGCCGAGCTAAGGACCGGGCGGTTGATATCGCTACAGCGTGAGCCGGTGTTCACCTTCTCCGAGTCAGCTGCTCCGCGCACGGACCTGACCACGCTCGTGCCCCCGACGCAGGAGCTCCTGCGGGCATGGCTGCAGTACGAAGGCCTCGAGCGCGAGCGCGACCAGGTGCTTTTCGATCGCCGCCATGCGCACCCGCTCGAGTTCAACGAGATGGAGGCCTCGGACTCGCAGGGTTTCGATGTGGCGATCGTCAACGCAACGGATGTCGAGCAGTGGCTCGGCGACGGCATGCGCCTTGGCGGCAGGCTCAACATCGCCGTCCAGGTCTCGGCCATGGCGGGGAATGAATCGCCGAGGCCAGCGCTTCTCGAGCGCTTCATCGAACGCAAGGAGGAGGGGCGCCTCCTCGCGCGTCTGAGCTTCGAGTCGGATGCGGATCGTCCACCGGGTATCGGCCGTATCCTGGCCCGCGAGAACAAGGGATCCGCGGCTGCCCGCAAGCGCCGTGCGAAGGTCCTTGCCCGCCTCCAGACGGGAAGGTTCGCCAATCCCCGGCTCCTGGAGTACCTGCTGGACCCATCCAGGGTCCAGCGCGTCACCGCGAAGCTGGAGACCTTCCTCCGTCAGAGCGGCAAGAAGTCGCTGGAGCCGAAGCAGGTCGAGGCGATCGCGAAGGCCACCCGGCTGCCCGATGTGTTGTTGATCCAGGGGCCACCGGGCACCGGCAAGACAGAGGTGCTGGTGGAGATCGTCCATCACCTTCGGGCCCGCTACGGAGGGCGGCGGGAAGAGGCCTCGGGGCCCTTCCGGATCCTGATCGCCGGGGCGCACAACGAGGCCGTGAAGAACGCGTTCAGCCGCCTGGAGGGCATGGTGATCCGGGTGCTGACGGCGGAGCGGCAGGAGCAGGACTCGTTGAAGGAGAAGAGCGCGCTGAGGGGCCAGGAGATCGCGCGGAAGGCCCGGGCGCGAATCGAGGGCAGTGACACCTTCCAGCGCATTCGCGCACAGGGAGATCTGCGGGAAAAGCTCCTCATGGCTCGGCGAGCGCTCTTGGATGCTGGGATGGAGGAGGCAAGGCCCCGATTCGAGGAGTTGATGGATGCCGCACTCGAGCGTCATCTGACGGTGTCCCATCAACGGGAGATCCAGACGTTGTCGCGGCGTCTGGACGCGCTCCGAGACTCGGAGGGCTCCACGCCGATGCAGGTGGCAGGTGGCGCCGGGGTCGCTGCCGCGCTCCAGCGGTTGTTCGAGGGGCCGATTCCAGCGCCGGGCGAGGACCCGGCGCCCCTGCTCCCGCTGCTGTCGGCGCTTGATGCGGCACGGGACGCCGCAGTGAGCGGGCAGGAGCGCCTGCCCGAGGAGCTCCTGGTTCAGGCCGATGCCTGGCTCGCGCTGCGGCCCCGCATCGAGCAGGTGGTGAGGGAGGGCTGTGGTTGGAGCGCGTCGCTGCACCTGCGCGTGGCCAGACTGCTCCAGGAGACGGCCGTGCCTCCCGAGTCGCTCCCGCCGGCGGAGGGTCCACCCACGGTGCACGCGGAGGCGTTGCGCTCCGTCGAGCGCGATTGTCTCGCCTGGTGTGATGAGGCGCTCCGGCTGGTGGCCGCGCAACTCGAGCAATTGACCCGGACCGACGAGGTCGTGCTCGACCAGTGGATTCGCGCCCTGAGCGATGAGCCGGGTCTGTTCCACGAGCTCCAGTCCAACCACGCGCCGATCTCCGCCGCGACCTGCCAGATCGCCGCGGATACGACGGGCGAGGAGGATGACTTCTTCGATGTCGTCATCGTGGATGAGGCCGCGCGCGCCGGAATCGACGTGCTGATTCCCATGGCGTTGGGCCGTCATGTCATCCTCGTGGGAGATCACCGGCAGCTTCCTCCGCACGTCGAGGAGCAGCTCTGGCGGGGACTCGATGGCGAGCTCCAATCGAGTGTCGACATGAAGTCGTCCCTATTTGCCTGGCTGCATGAGCGGCTTCCCGGGGAGAATTTCGTCGCGCTCGACAAGCAGTTCCGTATGCACGAGGACATCGGGCGTCTGGTGTCGATGGCCTTCTATGAGCCCGAGGTCGAGCTCCGGCATTACTGGGAGGGAGCGTTGGCCGAGCAGCGCAAGCTGACGCTCGGGCTCTTCGACAACCGGCCTGTCATGTGGGTGGACACGAGGGACCGGCCTGGCAAGGACGAGGACTGCCTTGAATTCAACGCGTACGAAGAGGACGTCATCTTCAAGCTCCTGGAGGCCATTCCCCGGGAGCGGCTCGACGCCCTGCGTGCGAAACACGGGGCGCCACCCATCGCTGTGCTTGCGTTCTACACGCAGCAGCGACAGCGCTTCGAGGATCGCCTCGCGAGGCTGCCTTCGTGGCTGAGAGAGGCCGTCGACCTCATCACTGTCCACAGTGCCCAGGGGCGTGAGTTCCCCCTGGTCATCATCGCGACCACGCGGAGCACGCGGCAGATGAAGATCGGGTTCCTCCGGGACGAGAGCTCGGCGAACGTGGCGATCTCACGCGCTCAATCCCAGGTCATCATCGTCGGAGACTCGGAGACTCTCGCGGCGGAGCAGCGTGGGCGCGTGAACGCGCCATGGCGCAAGGTCTTTGGCCTGATCGCGGACGCGGGCGCCAAGCAGTCCTCCAGGCCCATCATCCCTGCTTCGGAGGTGCTCGCATGGATCCGCTGAGCCAGTACCAGACCCGCCGCGTCTGGATCGAACTGCCCTCCCGTTGGCTCCGTGTCGTGGCACGGTTCGCGCGACCCCGGTCGCTCGATCGCCTCGAATCGGCAGTCCTCCAACTCGTGGGACTGAGGGAACGGACCGAGGCGGAGCTGGCTGAAATCCTCGGAGACGTGTCCGTGGACATGGTGGCTTCGGCCCTTCGAGGCCTCCAGGCGATGGGGCGGGTGCACGAGCAGGGGGGGCCAATCTCCCGCTGGCTGGCTCCTCCGGAGGCGAACGACGGGCTGGATGATCCGCAGGTGGGCTGGGTGGCCTTGTCTCCCCACCGGGAGGACGTAATTCCGGAGCTCGTTCTCGGCGACGTGGCCCGGTTGCCACAACGACAGGCCGGGGGGCATCCGGAGCTGTCGCTGGAGGAACACGTGCGGCCCGAGCTGCCCGAGCGCCTGCCCGAATTGATACGGCGAGCCGTCCGCATGGGCATGTCGGCGGTCGTGACCTCTTCGCACCGCGAGGGGGGCGCCGTGACGGACTCGGAGCGTGAGCCGCGAGTGACCGCGCTGCGTATGGATTGGGATGCGAAGAGTGGAAAGTCAGTTCCCGTGGAGCGGGTGAAGGCCTGCTGGGCGCTGCTTGAGGTCGTTCCAGGTCTGACAGGCCGTGCCACGCTCGTCTTCCACGAACCCCAGTGGGTCCCGACGCTCGAGAGCAAGCGTCCTGTTTCCTCGCAGCTGGAGACGTGGATTCGTCAGTCCCTGCCGGGCACCTGGCAGCGGATCGAGGTGCTCCAGCGCGAAGTGCGGGTCGACCACTCGATCGTGCTCCAACTCGCGAAGCTCAAGGACATGGCCGCGCTCGAGGCGCTCATCGAGCGGCACCGCGCGGGCTGGAGGGAAAAGCTCCCGCACACCGGGGATTTCTTCCAGGGGTGGGGGGAACCGGAGCTGGCGGAGTCGCTGCGAGACGCGCATCGCTGGTTCCTCTTGTGGAAGCAGAACCCCACGTTCATGCGCCAGTCCGTCGACGCTTTCGGTCACGCCGTCGAGCGGCTGGCGCGGTTCCTGGCGGACCAGTCGTTGCCCGCGCTGAAGCGCTGGGCGCAGCGGTGGCGGGCCTCGAAGGAGGAGTCTCGGGCCGAGCAGCAGGAGAAATGGTCGAGCAAGTCCGCCTATGTGGGGGCACTCTCCCACGTGGGGCTCGTGGATGCGCTGAGGCCCTCGCAACCGTATCTGCTCAGTGCTCTGAAGAACCTGAAGGCCCTCCCGGAGGTGCTTGGCAGGCCGCAGGGCGCCGGCGGTTCAATTTCCCTCTGGTTGCTGCCCCTGTTCCTCGGAGAGTCCTCCGAGCGAAACGCCTTGGCGGCACTGCTTGGCCGCAGCATCACCCGTGAGCCCACGGCGCTCACGGTCCTGGATGAGTTGCGCCAACTGCGCAACGACGCCGCGCACTCGAAGCATCAGATCGACATGCGTCCGGACCGGGCGGACGAGTTCCTCGCGCGGCTGCTGTGGGCGCTGGGCGCGGGGCTGGACGGATAGGCACCACGCGTTCGCCGAGCCATTCCACTGTGCGGGGACGGCCCCGCGTGAGCTTGGCTCGCAAGCCCGGTCGAAGGCCGTGTGCCTGCGGGACTCCAGAAACGGGTCAGCCCCGTAGGCACCCTGTGTTTCCAGGGTACCTACGGGGCTGCTCCAGTGTCCCCGACGGGATTCGAACCCGTGTTACCGGAGCGGGTGCAGGCCGCATCCGTGCAACCGGGCACCCGTGTGTACGAAGGCCTCACTCCGGAAGGATTCGCCACCGGTTGCACCAGTGCGCTCGAAGGTCTCGCGTCCGGCCAGCAGCCCAAAGGGGCTGCGCCCAGACGCTCAAAGTCGGTAGTACGCTGATACCGCCTGAAGGATCGCGGTAAGTGACAAGAGAAGTTCCTGACCCAGCGCGCCCAAGTGGGAACTACAGGTGGGGAGTCATGGCAAGCATGTTCGAGGCGATGGCACGGCACCGGCCCGAGTGGCTGGCCCAAGGTATCCTCATGAGGGCTGTGGAGACGGAACCCGCTGTCCGAGCTTTGATGATCGAGCAACTGAGAGAGAACCTCCCTTGCGAGGAGGTTCCCGGTGTCACAGAGGAGGAGGTTACGGAGGGTGGGTGGCGCGCCGACGTTTGCGTGGCCTGGAAAAAGCGAACGGCGCGCCTTGAGTTGAAGTTGCTGGCTGGCTTTACCAGACGCCAGGAGGAGGCGCTCAAGCGTCGAGAGGTCGACCTGCTTGTCCTGCCGAGCAAAGAAGGGGTCAAGTCCCGAATCGTGTGTAGTTGGTTCGGAGGGGGTTTGGGGGAGGAATGCTCCTTGGTGGGGTCAAGCAGCGGCAGTGTCTGGGGTTGAGGTGAGCAGGGACATGTCGAGGTAGCGGCGGTCGTCCCAGACGCCGGTGACTTCGAGGGCAACGGCGGTGATGAGGCGCAGGGCGCTGGCCCTGTCCGGGAAGGCGCCCACGGAGCGGATGCGGCGCTTCACCTCGCCGTGCAGACGCTCCAGGCCGTTGGTGCTGCGAAGCCGCTTCCAGTGGGCCTTGGGGAAGGAGAAGAAGCAGGTGGCGGCGGCGAAGCCTTCGCTCAGGCACTCCATGGCCTCGGGCACCTGTCGCCCCAGTCCGTCTTGGAGGGCCTCCAGCCGCTTCCTGGCGTCTTGGAGAGAGGCTGCCTCGAAAATGGCCGAGGTCTGCTTGCCGAGCCGACTGCGCAGCCGCCAGGGGGCTTTGGCGAGGACGTTTCGAGTCAGATGCACCGTGCAGCGCTGGAGTCGGGCCTCCGGCAGCGCCTGCCGGGCCGCGGCGGCCAGGCCCGCATGCCCGTCGGCGATGACGAGCCGCACGCCCGTCAGTCCTCGCTCGAGCAGTTGGCGCAGCAGCTCCAGCCAGGAGTCTTGCGACTCGCTGCCACCCAGCGTCACGGCCAGCAGATGCCGGTGCCCATCCTCTCCCACGCCGTAGGCCACCAGGGCCGAGACGTTCTGCACCGTGCGCGCCCACCTGGCGTCCAGGAAGGTGGCATCCAGGTAGAGGTAGGGGAAGGCCTGGGTGAGGGGCTGGGTGCGAAGGCCCTCCACCTTCTCTTCCAGGGACTTCGTCACCCGACTCACCGTCGAGCGCGAAACCTCCTCGCCCATGAGCGCCCGCGTCACCTTGCCCATCTTCCTCGTGGAGACGCCCTGCACGTACGCGCTGGTAATCGCCTCGTCGAGTTCCTCGCTCCGACGCCTGTAGCGGCCCAGCACGGCCTGCGCCGAGCCGCCAGCCCGGGTCCGGGGCACCGCCACCTCCAGGTGGCCCATGGACGTCAGCAGGCCGCGCAGGTAGCTGCCGTTGCGTTGGTCCTTACGCCCCGCCACCTGCTGCCAGCGCCCGGCGCCCACCAGGCCCCGAATCTCCTCCTCCAGCAGCATCTCCAGCGTCATGCGGATGGCTCCCAGGAACAGGCCTCGCACGTCGGTGCGCACCTCCTCGTGCGAGGGCGCGGAAAACTCGGTATCGTCCACGGCAGGGAACTCCTCGGCCTCCTCGCCAAAGGAGGACCGTCTCGGTTTGGTTTCACCG
This Myxococcus stipitatus DNA region includes the following protein-coding sequences:
- a CDS encoding AAA family ATPase; this encodes MKGADLHKLIDDVARASEKELGALRGQVESMQLALEDRTSGARSSEKQFQARLDEIAKELSLVAQGEVFRTTLEGAVASFQAVARQEIEVEREEARKKLQRSREDLQEELARVTSRVDKSLKELREQADDLQFTVEERRKLVRDYKPGTIEELIQRIRALREQVQELENERAVLKKEREDLSLQLKLLQSSQGHISQEELEARRKALDERAAQFENAYQVQVERDALRKQLDEMELVRGAYERNQQVVLSDAKLRTQNDELIRQLEQLRQEKDDVQLKNGRLVQTINHKDKRIAELGRTVDEQVKSLMALEAGLADKGTRVQELEASIETERERLRNQLASLQTKNAKLDERQRRLDEDGQRAFAARVTEREQLTAWLQNRKQDLDLVEQNTEETVRRRVAAENAQRLSRLEQDLETAKGQVVGLEQARTLLESRLSAATTERVRFLDEKAGLEAQAERTRQEVMALEKRAHEAGRHLTELKPELAALGARKAALQAENEIAERGFSEKRQREKAELDALIERRTRLEDRTTNLDERLKPIKKHWEAPLRRGALEGREELGWLDDVAGRIEQTGFQFPLRLMKAFHTSLKIASWAPLTALAGVSGTGKSELPRLYAHYGGLRFLSVPVQPNWDSPQDLFGFFNYMDGRFRATDLVRALYQSQQPPGEEGFADGLLLVLLDEMNRARFELYFSELLSRLESRRGAGSDDERSMQVDLGAGVEPLRIRLGENVLFVGTMNEDESTYSLSDMVLDRGNVLSFPRPRQLRRRDSLQTVTPRAQVLRHATWSGWIREPGALPDKARDAIGGALEQLNSALAHVNRAIGHRVLQAVEGYVANYPGALGDERVWKTALEDQLAQKIMPKLRGIELDSQAGGECLDVISRVLEVHAPALRRDFERSRARSQGAFIWSSATYLEGEGEA
- a CDS encoding DUF2357 domain-containing protein translates to MALPRWRPQRVRVRLQPEKVREQDVKCLTWLARQPGVTPHEKSASARQVLGVVRERNHDTPENRLVLWVLIALERLVRQRLDACRQGEFDSQATALRQGLQRMRRLVLQELGSSPMAGVAPTLRPEPNNVLLGDPDYSRAWRAFRWLGARDTLTAQAWARADLLLTAALGATVLATLAGRRDAVLENGPARIELEGRAGADFGLSIPSTPLVAASSVERVGLFVFQALDPSGWCVEQRLLTGAPVLTQVEARTFLLSATLDETGALLPGRGAPAHVHLQTDGGEESLGFLADAEGFRDVAQALVERWLGPEPEEAAFLLLPEEGPAEGTRGRCVGWDLSTPRLRVASSLEDSARRDLPLLGRATPEGRWFVGREGLSLLGSTPSLGVSEVLARFTGAGTAPDLFEEGRKMMSALFRMALEAGAGPSAGGSLALAVPDGTDELGASLLREALPARQSDALFVPSSVAAALEWRRRQGAPVTPGPRPVLVLSTQAPGLTVSYLELLRDEECAAGDPFVWRRSLPLTPVAEASAASVSAWSLAVAREAVERASAQALEEPLLQQAATRLASGGLLAELVDNAAARPVLIPLQEDGSRWLRVERHHVEPAAAGAGWLAAFRSWLNAMELSGGAARLRAQVNGRPLMVLLAGEPFGQSFLEEGIRSELERCFGPSQLEILEGGAEALARGAQEALLRRGRSEPTWSDTLPPLRLEIRTERGPQWLELLDGARAVRPGERVQRSIAQVLVLPRNERRIAFPLSRERSADKATAGFIATLEHECFPLMQDVKVRLEVDFHYAEDSFRVHVLPLQPAPFTALEFRWEPGAPDARGEIHNEPPAAPEGFRWDEPTSDPKLLIQGARDLRKRSSEVFRGNVIVDVKNHEKKKTFVESVRSLVRECSAEALGIKELWPSARIPGPPAHVRSALDELLPLLLEFAGLPEETSRGVRKSPPLTKPSLWTNPLVQGELDKLRLSALSALSALRGDAPTSLLPSLLERARQEPGSQLLLEAIGRQLTSGDRLAVSEALHWLVEQLAPREGARPQALKLPLWALSTGFWSMPSAVQELSAQGVSRLAEDCEELLSRIATEWHAERVGPDLCAEALAVLLGLLRLRPGVKEPRLVAGTLEATRLAVIAERAAAALEHAGKPMRPRLKLGEGETLTEVVCSALRGQRLALVRALED